In Paenibacillus sp. G2S3, a single window of DNA contains:
- a CDS encoding LytTR family DNA-binding domain-containing protein, with protein MLHIAVCDDDEKTLQQFKKFFSEFSKNSSSIFYVQYFPSGEELLYYYSLPGRYTFHLILIDIEMSGISGIDTILKIRAEPDYNVQIIFLADSPEYMIDSFNVQPFYYQLKPLVYETFQVLLQRAFVYINTAIYPHIKLKTTDGEVILQTFEIISLVKVDKLHVKITTLDQVLYSAITLTQLSERLDMNFYQIHKSAIVNLKHIQKFTSSKVVMTNKDILPLGRLYKKDVIEVHTSTLCEHTFQRV; from the coding sequence TTGTTGCATATAGCAGTATGCGATGATGACGAAAAAACGCTTCAGCAGTTCAAGAAATTTTTTTCAGAATTTTCAAAAAATTCTTCATCTATCTTTTATGTACAATATTTTCCGTCGGGAGAGGAATTATTATATTATTATAGTCTTCCCGGTCGATATACCTTCCACTTAATCCTTATAGATATCGAAATGTCCGGCATCAGCGGGATAGACACTATACTCAAAATTCGCGCTGAACCAGACTATAACGTCCAGATCATTTTTCTAGCTGATTCTCCTGAATATATGATCGATAGTTTTAATGTACAACCATTTTATTATCAGTTAAAACCCTTGGTTTACGAAACGTTCCAAGTATTATTGCAAAGAGCATTCGTATATATAAATACCGCCATCTACCCTCACATTAAGCTAAAAACAACGGATGGAGAGGTAATTCTACAAACATTTGAAATTATATCATTGGTCAAAGTAGATAAACTACATGTTAAAATAACCACCCTGGATCAGGTATTATATTCTGCGATAACATTGACTCAGCTCTCAGAAAGACTCGATATGAATTTCTATCAGATACATAAATCTGCCATTGTTAACCTGAAGCATATTCAAAAATTCACCTCCAGTAAAGTAGTAATGACAAACAAGGACATACTTCCTTTGGGTCGATTGTATAAGAAGGATGTGATAGAAGTTCATACGAGCACTCTTTGCGAACATACTTTTCAAAGAGTATAG
- a CDS encoding radical SAM protein yields the protein MSTLKCHEEIERLFGIKHYSGIHRLGKLFSTGQNIYYYDTGTGKVLQLEDDALKIMQSLFELPDVNNVNELMRVQGISISAINDFCQTVVDEHLFRAFKPDRLYTPGHNELLEERVNNELSQVILELTGRCNLRCGYCIYNEDCDLNRDFNNSDMSLEIAKASIDYAAKHSGEKIAVTFYGGEPLLKFDLLKWAVEYSLETLKGKKITFSLTTNLTLVTKEIADYLAFVPGMGVVCSLDGPEYVQNSYRKYANGEGSYSRAIRGLKLMSDSFSKSENALSINAVFAPPYSHDKLNDINSFFADLDFLPPNVDINIGYVAEGSLPNAEIKLKNNHNVNPQVMDPLWSWLEERALIRPDIRGDINDISSSGIESSLISIEKRYLTDSPGEFYPFNGCCTPGARRLYITTNGELYVCERVGASPSIGNIVEGIDFDRLKKYYVEDYSEGSIEQCQDCWAIRLCSVCYAHNYTEEKFDSVEKNRKCNLRRSVHLKDLVLYHTLRENSPEKLEFLEHTEIY from the coding sequence ATGAGTACATTAAAGTGTCATGAGGAAATCGAGCGTTTGTTTGGAATAAAACATTATAGTGGGATTCATCGTTTGGGTAAGCTCTTCTCAACGGGGCAGAATATCTACTATTATGACACCGGAACGGGAAAGGTGCTGCAGTTGGAAGATGATGCCTTAAAGATCATGCAGTCCCTCTTTGAATTACCTGATGTTAATAATGTCAATGAATTGATGAGAGTACAAGGGATATCGATCTCAGCGATCAATGATTTTTGCCAAACGGTAGTCGATGAACATCTGTTTCGAGCATTTAAGCCCGACCGTTTGTATACTCCTGGCCATAACGAGCTTTTAGAGGAGCGGGTTAACAATGAGTTATCTCAAGTGATTCTAGAATTAACCGGTCGTTGCAATTTGCGCTGTGGATATTGCATTTACAATGAAGACTGCGACTTGAACAGAGATTTTAACAACAGTGATATGAGCCTGGAAATTGCGAAGGCAAGTATTGATTATGCGGCAAAGCATTCTGGAGAGAAAATAGCCGTTACTTTTTATGGCGGAGAACCGCTACTGAAGTTTGATTTATTGAAATGGGCAGTCGAGTATTCATTGGAAACCCTAAAGGGAAAAAAAATAACCTTTTCATTGACTACGAATCTGACTTTGGTGACTAAAGAAATTGCGGATTACTTGGCATTCGTTCCAGGAATGGGGGTTGTTTGTAGTCTGGATGGGCCGGAATATGTACAGAATTCATATAGAAAATATGCTAATGGTGAAGGCAGCTACTCACGGGCTATTCGTGGCCTGAAGCTGATGAGTGATTCGTTTTCAAAAAGTGAAAATGCACTTTCCATTAACGCTGTATTTGCGCCCCCATATTCGCATGACAAGTTGAATGATATTAACTCTTTTTTTGCAGATTTGGATTTCTTGCCTCCCAACGTAGACATTAACATTGGTTATGTTGCGGAAGGTAGTCTTCCTAATGCAGAAATAAAACTGAAGAACAATCATAATGTTAATCCGCAGGTCATGGATCCTTTGTGGTCGTGGTTGGAAGAACGTGCTTTGATTCGCCCTGACATTAGGGGTGATATTAATGACATTTCTTCGTCTGGTATTGAAAGCTCGTTAATCAGCATAGAAAAGCGTTATCTTACGGATTCCCCCGGTGAATTTTATCCGTTTAATGGCTGCTGTACTCCTGGTGCACGTAGACTTTATATCACTACTAATGGCGAACTATATGTTTGTGAACGAGTAGGCGCTTCTCCTTCCATAGGAAATATCGTGGAGGGCATTGATTTTGATCGTCTGAAAAAATATTATGTTGAAGACTATTCCGAAGGTTCGATAGAGCAATGCCAAGACTGTTGGGCGATTAGATTGTGCTCTGTGTGTTATGCCCATAACTATACAGAAGAAAAATTTGATTCTGTTGAAAAAAATAGAAAATGTAATTTGCGCAGAAGTGTCCATCTCAAGGATTTGGTCCTTTATCATACACTACGGGAAAATTCACCTGAAAAGTTAGAATTCTTGGAACATACTGAAATTTATTGA
- a CDS encoding insulinase family protein yields MKPKLSLSFQQEKNIYFVNDECEETLVIVCIKAGCGQEPSGKNGIAHLVEHICLSYRKYIPSSCNSSLIFNEIRSSGFTNYGQTILMFSFPSHMDNINMFHQILMIILSNAIITNKTFEISKLELLAECKQKGSQWYWQQELISFITNSQINELPVGKVDEIVQLQMKDAVTFIQNNYTNDNLALIYFTGLQVPEIISNLNQTIPCVDTVTPNSLNHHELGISYGVEQQKFNLSICRLEHPTNLKVVDFYYQQTYQSVNLKEKLTRMLFEIITKISIDEYVSVSPYANRCSDVSVKDKHVSAYFYYAVFTLTFISIDDTISTFAEDIAYYLKRLLITEEKLKASKESISPFLCEPEQPSRVELFQNISSHFFYGEPIHITCEHYNQLKELLDKIEVSDLMSYKNWILNAPCKIVIST; encoded by the coding sequence ATGAAACCTAAATTATCTTTATCTTTTCAACAAGAAAAAAATATATATTTTGTTAACGATGAATGTGAAGAGACACTGGTAATAGTGTGTATTAAAGCTGGATGTGGTCAGGAGCCATCGGGTAAAAATGGCATAGCTCATCTAGTTGAACATATATGTCTTTCATACCGTAAGTATATTCCTTCATCATGCAATAGTTCCCTTATTTTTAATGAGATTCGTTCATCAGGATTTACTAACTATGGTCAAACAATCCTAATGTTCTCTTTTCCATCTCACATGGATAATATCAATATGTTCCACCAGATTTTAATGATAATTCTTAGTAATGCTATTATAACTAACAAGACTTTTGAGATATCAAAATTAGAGCTATTGGCTGAATGTAAACAGAAAGGATCTCAGTGGTACTGGCAACAGGAACTCATTTCTTTTATTACTAATAGCCAGATCAACGAGCTTCCGGTAGGTAAGGTTGATGAGATTGTGCAATTACAGATGAAGGATGCGGTCACATTTATTCAAAACAACTACACTAACGATAATTTAGCACTAATATATTTTACCGGACTTCAGGTGCCTGAAATTATATCAAATCTAAATCAAACAATACCATGTGTAGATACTGTAACTCCTAATTCATTAAATCATCATGAGTTAGGCATCAGTTACGGAGTAGAACAGCAAAAGTTTAACTTGTCAATTTGTAGACTGGAGCATCCTACTAATTTAAAAGTCGTAGACTTCTACTATCAACAAACCTATCAATCAGTGAATCTCAAAGAAAAATTGACAAGGATGTTATTTGAAATCATTACAAAGATAAGTATTGATGAATATGTGTCTGTATCCCCTTATGCTAATAGATGCTCGGACGTTTCAGTAAAGGATAAGCATGTGTCAGCTTATTTTTATTATGCTGTATTTACACTAACCTTTATTTCCATAGATGACACAATATCTACTTTTGCAGAAGACATTGCTTACTATTTGAAACGATTATTGATCACAGAAGAGAAACTGAAAGCATCGAAAGAAAGTATTTCTCCTTTTTTGTGTGAACCAGAACAGCCTAGCAGAGTTGAATTATTCCAAAATATATCCTCGCATTTTTTTTATGGTGAACCTATTCATATTACGTGTGAACATTACAATCAGTTAAAGGAATTGCTAGATAAAATAGAGGTAAGCGATTTAATGAGTTACAAGAACTGGATTTTGAATGCTCCTTGCAAAATAGTAATCTCTACCTAA
- a CDS encoding ABC transporter ATP-binding protein produces the protein MIKKAKLLKRNLRVFSKTIVLLWKTSPATFLSILFIDTLIGLTVPGKLWAWKEFIDAATEILSVPSTSFKKMFLWLAVNFLLVLLGSVLGKVSNFVQNLFSARLNKAITDNILHKTMALDMKDFDDSETYNQIQKSSDQSLNRSISILQTIVSFINNITTLFGVIGILVFLKSSIVLLCLISAVPMFYISIRILNKWFGVFNERFEQNRFIKHLKTILITNNYVKELKISRSDQYLTKTILDILEKYIHEDTKIRKRFLIETSLVDIIDNAIMYIIKILVIIICVNSRLTIGSLTMYVTAVDNLKNAVSNILSLLSMAYENCLYMQSIFHLLEIPEEYQDGKREFPSPFERIEFRQVSFRYPGTHHYVLKNINVVLEAEHSYALVGLNGSGKTTFIKLLLNLYQPTEGEIFVDGINISEFNRSSLFLNVAAVFQDFIQYPFDIKTNIGLGNLEEVNNLDKIIDAAKNSGADEFIAQLPEKYETRLKKEWSGSVDLSLGQWQKLAITRALMKPSAILILDEPTASLDVISEHEIFMRFQEMKFSRLCIMVTHRFVNTRDVNNIIVLQSGEIRELGTHAELIQKKGVYASLYRMQADSYEKEASEEFHEKVTM, from the coding sequence TTGATTAAAAAAGCAAAACTATTGAAGCGAAATTTAAGGGTTTTTTCAAAAACCATTGTTCTTCTTTGGAAGACAAGTCCAGCTACTTTTCTGTCAATTCTTTTTATAGATACACTTATCGGATTGACAGTTCCAGGGAAGTTATGGGCATGGAAAGAGTTCATAGATGCGGCGACTGAAATTTTGTCTGTTCCTTCTACCTCTTTCAAAAAGATGTTTTTATGGTTGGCCGTAAATTTTCTTCTTGTACTGCTAGGCTCCGTCTTGGGTAAAGTGTCAAATTTTGTGCAGAATTTATTTTCAGCGCGATTGAATAAAGCTATAACAGATAATATTTTGCATAAAACAATGGCTTTGGATATGAAAGATTTTGATGACTCCGAAACTTACAATCAAATTCAAAAGTCTAGTGACCAGTCGTTGAATCGAAGTATAAGTATATTGCAAACAATTGTAAGTTTTATAAATAATATTACGACTCTTTTTGGTGTTATAGGAATTCTTGTGTTTCTAAAATCTTCCATCGTATTACTGTGTCTTATTTCAGCAGTCCCGATGTTTTATATCAGTATCAGAATTCTTAACAAATGGTTTGGTGTGTTCAACGAACGGTTTGAACAAAATCGATTTATCAAGCATTTGAAAACAATATTAATCACAAATAATTATGTCAAGGAACTAAAAATTTCCCGCTCAGATCAATATCTCACCAAGACTATTCTTGATATATTGGAGAAATACATACATGAGGATACAAAAATTAGAAAGCGTTTTTTAATAGAGACATCCTTGGTTGATATCATAGATAATGCGATAATGTATATCATTAAGATTTTGGTAATTATTATTTGTGTGAACAGCAGGTTAACAATTGGATCTTTAACAATGTATGTAACCGCAGTAGATAATCTAAAAAATGCTGTATCTAATATTCTCTCGTTATTATCGATGGCTTATGAGAATTGTCTGTATATGCAGAGTATATTTCATTTGCTGGAGATCCCAGAAGAGTATCAGGATGGCAAAAGGGAATTCCCTTCTCCATTTGAGCGTATAGAATTTAGGCAAGTTTCCTTTAGGTATCCTGGTACGCATCATTATGTACTTAAGAATATCAATGTGGTGCTTGAAGCAGAACATTCCTACGCACTTGTGGGATTGAATGGATCCGGAAAAACAACGTTTATTAAGTTGCTGCTGAATTTATACCAGCCAACTGAAGGAGAAATATTTGTAGATGGTATAAATATTAGTGAATTTAATCGTTCGAGCTTGTTTCTGAATGTCGCCGCGGTATTTCAGGACTTTATACAGTATCCTTTTGATATAAAAACTAATATCGGTTTGGGAAATTTGGAAGAGGTAAACAATCTGGACAAAATAATTGACGCGGCAAAAAACTCGGGAGCAGATGAATTTATTGCCCAACTTCCTGAGAAATATGAGACCAGACTAAAAAAGGAATGGTCCGGCAGTGTCGATTTATCGCTGGGACAATGGCAGAAGCTGGCCATTACGCGGGCGTTAATGAAGCCCTCCGCTATACTAATTCTGGATGAGCCAACTGCATCATTGGATGTGATCTCAGAACATGAAATTTTCATGCGTTTTCAGGAAATGAAATTCAGTAGATTATGCATAATGGTAACTCATCGATTTGTTAATACCAGAGATGTGAATAACATCATTGTTCTTCAGTCGGGAGAGA